A stretch of the Desertifilum tharense IPPAS B-1220 genome encodes the following:
- the gcvPB gene encoding aminomethyl-transferring glycine dehydrogenase subunit GcvPB, producing the protein MPEPSIYEKSMPGFANQYIPASPVEQPLESLIPADLMAATPPALPRVSEREVVKHYTRLSQQNFSIDTGFYPLGSCTMKYNPKVNDWAAFLPGLAQIHPYQPDETVQGALALMYELSSALCQITGMKQASLQPAAGAHGELTGILMVRAYHEATGQAEKRRVVLVPDSAHGTNPATATMVGYQVKEVRSNAQGLVDLEHLETLLDDSIAALMLTNPNTVGLFEENILEIAQKVHDAGGLLYYDGANLNAIAGIARPGDMGFDVVHLNLHKTFSTPHGGGGPGCGPVVANDKLAPFLPKPRVAKTGASGMDRYYLDYDCPQSIGRVKGFYGNFGVMVRAYTYIVTLGRDGIRQSSQDAILNANYLRHLLKDHYRASHNDRPCMHEFVVSALKQKKAGSSAYGIAKRLLDYGFHSPTIYWPGIVPEAVMIEPTETETPETLRQFAQALIAIDREIEQDPEFVNHAPNNLTVGRVDEAKAARQPQLTWPQ; encoded by the coding sequence ATGCCCGAACCGTCAATTTACGAAAAGAGTATGCCGGGTTTTGCCAACCAGTACATTCCGGCAAGCCCTGTAGAACAACCCCTAGAATCCTTAATTCCTGCGGATTTAATGGCCGCCACCCCCCCCGCACTGCCCCGCGTTAGCGAGCGCGAAGTGGTCAAACATTATACGCGCTTGTCTCAGCAAAACTTTTCAATTGACACCGGGTTTTATCCCTTGGGTTCTTGCACCATGAAGTACAACCCCAAGGTCAATGACTGGGCTGCTTTTTTGCCGGGACTCGCCCAAATTCACCCCTATCAACCGGATGAAACCGTTCAAGGGGCGCTGGCGCTGATGTACGAACTTTCGAGCGCGCTTTGCCAAATTACAGGCATGAAGCAAGCCAGTTTGCAACCAGCGGCGGGCGCTCATGGCGAACTCACGGGGATCTTGATGGTTCGCGCTTATCACGAAGCCACAGGACAGGCCGAGAAACGCCGCGTCGTCTTAGTGCCTGACTCCGCGCATGGTACCAACCCAGCAACCGCGACAATGGTGGGCTATCAAGTCAAAGAAGTCCGTTCCAATGCCCAAGGACTCGTAGACCTAGAGCATTTGGAAACCCTGCTTGATGATAGTATTGCCGCCTTGATGCTGACCAACCCAAACACAGTGGGCTTATTTGAAGAGAACATCTTGGAGATAGCCCAGAAGGTACATGACGCGGGCGGTTTGCTCTATTACGATGGAGCTAACTTGAATGCGATCGCAGGAATTGCCCGACCCGGAGATATGGGTTTTGATGTAGTTCACTTGAACCTCCACAAAACCTTCTCAACACCTCACGGGGGTGGCGGGCCAGGTTGCGGGCCGGTTGTGGCTAACGACAAGCTGGCACCGTTCTTACCCAAGCCTAGGGTAGCGAAAACAGGCGCTTCCGGAATGGATCGCTACTATCTAGACTACGATTGCCCTCAATCGATTGGTCGAGTTAAAGGCTTTTATGGTAACTTTGGCGTCATGGTACGCGCCTATACCTACATTGTTACTTTGGGGCGAGACGGCATCCGTCAATCGAGTCAAGATGCTATTCTCAATGCTAACTATCTGCGGCATCTGCTCAAAGACCATTATCGGGCATCTCATAACGACAGACCTTGTATGCATGAGTTTGTCGTTTCTGCGCTGAAACAGAAAAAAGCGGGTAGTTCTGCTTACGGCATTGCTAAACGCTTGCTGGACTACGGTTTCCATTCACCCACCATCTACTGGCCTGGTATCGTTCCAGAAGCCGTGATGATTGAGCCGACAGAAACTGAAACCCCAGAAACTCTGCGACAGTTTGCCCAAGCTCTGATTGCGATCGATCGAGAGATTGAGCAAGATCCGGAGTTTGTTAACCACGCACCGAACAACCTAACTGTAGGTCGCGTTGATGAGGCAAAGGCTGCTCGCCAGCCTCAACTGACCTGGCCTCAGTAG
- a CDS encoding ChaB family protein, producing MPYQKLADLPDSVRSHLPHHAQEIFRATFNNALEEYGEEERAFRVAWAAVKRDYDKGEDGDWHKKPD from the coding sequence ATGCCTTACCAGAAATTAGCAGATTTACCTGACTCTGTGCGATCGCACCTGCCCCACCACGCCCAAGAAATCTTTCGGGCGACGTTCAACAATGCCCTAGAAGAGTATGGGGAGGAAGAACGCGCTTTTCGCGTTGCTTGGGCGGCGGTTAAACGCGATTATGACAAGGGAGAGGATGGCGACTGGCACAAAAAGCCAGATTAG
- a CDS encoding DUF6761 family protein, whose protein sequence is MLQDTLTIRFYQKLTDGIVEMWNRGYRFDELRMYLDGYLAALRHSNAMEPYLIHRLEDEATRFLRDPSNFTEMLQPEPEPESDYY, encoded by the coding sequence ATGCTTCAGGACACACTTACCATTCGCTTCTATCAAAAACTCACTGACGGTATCGTCGAAATGTGGAACCGGGGTTATCGCTTCGATGAGCTGCGGATGTATCTAGATGGTTACTTGGCCGCGCTTAGACACTCGAATGCAATGGAACCCTATTTAATCCATCGCCTAGAGGATGAAGCGACTCGCTTTCTTAGAGATCCGTCTAATTTTACAGAGATGCTTCAACCAGAGCCGGAACCTGAGTCTGATTACTATTAG
- a CDS encoding response regulator, which translates to MKKILVIEDEPTVRANLLKLLDIEGYQSLEASDGHTGIQLAEQHQPDLILCDIMMPELDGYAVLEALRQNPATAMIPFIFLTAKAERNDWRQGMEKGADDYLTKPFTRSELLAAITMRLQRQEAALQQFASERERSSALMEKCAELEQFIDAKDELLNNLSHELRQPLSNINLAIHMLKEAPPGAQRDRYLEILQKEFAREIALLNQVSELQQFLTPESVKLLSQFKLLKSKTSKNFL; encoded by the coding sequence ATGAAAAAGATTTTAGTGATTGAAGACGAACCCACCGTCCGCGCAAATTTACTGAAGTTACTTGATATTGAAGGTTATCAATCCTTAGAAGCATCCGATGGGCATACGGGTATCCAACTTGCCGAGCAGCATCAGCCCGATCTGATCTTATGTGACATTATGATGCCAGAGCTAGATGGGTATGCTGTACTAGAGGCTCTCCGTCAAAATCCAGCAACAGCGATGATTCCCTTTATTTTTCTGACGGCTAAAGCCGAACGCAATGATTGGCGTCAGGGGATGGAAAAAGGAGCAGATGATTATTTAACAAAGCCTTTTACTCGCTCTGAGTTGCTCGCAGCGATTACCATGAGGCTGCAACGACAAGAAGCCGCACTTCAGCAATTTGCCAGCGAACGCGAACGTTCTAGCGCTTTAATGGAAAAGTGCGCCGAACTCGAACAGTTCATTGACGCCAAAGATGAGTTGTTGAATAATCTCTCCCACGAACTGCGCCAACCCTTATCGAACATTAACTTAGCCATTCATATGCTCAAGGAGGCTCCCCCTGGAGCGCAACGCGATCGCTATTTGGAAATTCTCCAAAAAGAGTTCGCTCGCGAAATCGCCCTGTTGAACCAAGTCTCTGAGTTACAACAGTTTCTAACTCCAGAGAGCGTCAAGCTCTTAAGTCAGTTTAAACTTTTAAAGAGTAAAACCAGCAAGAATTTCCTCTAG
- a CDS encoding response regulator transcription factor: MVSAGIQIVEGNPNLRSLLGWHLQQAGYWVHQSANIHQAREIFFTRQPTLVILDSELPDGDGLEFCRWLHRQQQSLILMLSARDTELDIVTGLKAGADDYLTKPFGMQEFLARVEALVRRHNQNLPPASLDYGDLKIDLVQRRVCLKGEFIDLTPQEFSLLYALAQVGGSALTRTELLQRAWPDSIDNPRTVDTHVLSLRKKVETDPRQPCVIQTVRNVGYRFNQDLFLKNQVVHQPQAAGDRNSHTHHRTQQRVPSVPSSTHLKR, translated from the coding sequence GTGGTATCTGCGGGTATTCAGATCGTTGAAGGCAACCCTAATTTGCGATCGCTACTGGGCTGGCATTTGCAGCAAGCGGGCTATTGGGTGCATCAATCGGCTAACATTCATCAGGCTAGGGAAATCTTTTTCACGCGTCAGCCAACGCTAGTCATCTTAGACTCCGAACTTCCCGACGGAGATGGTTTAGAATTTTGTCGGTGGTTGCACCGCCAGCAGCAATCTCTGATTCTCATGCTTTCAGCACGCGATACAGAACTTGATATCGTCACGGGACTCAAAGCCGGAGCCGACGATTATCTCACCAAACCGTTTGGGATGCAAGAGTTTTTGGCGCGAGTTGAAGCGCTGGTGCGACGGCACAATCAAAACTTACCCCCAGCAAGTCTCGACTACGGCGACTTAAAAATCGATCTCGTCCAGCGTCGAGTTTGTCTGAAAGGCGAATTCATTGATTTAACCCCTCAAGAATTTAGCCTGCTTTATGCCCTCGCTCAAGTCGGCGGTTCAGCTTTAACGCGCACAGAACTCTTACAACGGGCGTGGCCTGATTCTATCGATAATCCCCGAACGGTGGACACCCATGTCCTCTCGTTACGCAAAAAAGTGGAAACCGATCCTCGCCAACCCTGCGTTATTCAAACCGTGCGTAATGTAGGCTATCGCTTTAATCAAGATCTATTTCTGAAAAATCAAGTAGTTCATCAACCGCAAGCGGCAGGCGATCGCAATTCCCATACTCACCATCGTACTCAACAAAGAGTCCCTTCCGTCCCTTCCTCAACTCACCTCAAACGTTAA
- a CDS encoding glycoside hydrolase family 15 protein — MSINNLSFTNRLEFYYRAIKSIILERQNPMTGLLPASTAVNAHGDYTDAWVRDNVYSILAVWGLALAYRKIDENQGRSYELEHSVVKLMRGLLFAMMRQSRKVEHFKETQSLLDALHAKYNTHTGDVVVGDDEWGHLQVDATSLYLLMLAQMTASGMYIIYTLDEVNFIQNLVYYIGRAYRTPDYGIWERGNKINRGNPELNASSIGMAKAALEAMNGFNLFGVRGGQSSVIHVLPDEIARARMTLESLLPRESLSKETDAALLSVIGFPAFAIESAPLVERTRQDIITKLAGRYGCKRFLRDGHQTVLEDTSRLHYEPWELKQFEHIECEWPLFFTYLVLDGIFRKDSEQARYYQTALKDLLVERDGFGLLPELYYVAAEQVEAERTNPRSQTRLPNENIPLVWAQSLYFLGQLLSEGLIDIGDIDPLGRHLCIGRQRHPVVQIALLAEDENLQNQLAQQGIETQTPTQVEPIQIRQATELSAVYHQIGRNDKMGLTGRPLRRLRSLTTSRVFQICGDTVMFLPAFLDLEQFYLTLDYHFLVSEIKSELTYIYQHWTLLGRPMLTLLITEGMLESGSEALLDLMQQLKQGSCNGVPVKLGKLNQLILTAGTERIDFLHDFEFTNEAVKDAAPSCYYLAYDPAQNWPLSHTQEFTLEYETDLKLLLTSLRQSENLYEQIELLQTLTRMKGLDFNTGFGGPAEGVTVEDLVNEVYEKASLIPQMGGSPLWAVVRHAAGLLNKIDIGLSDAVTDILVRQKQISVGRAYSETSLISRPLPRADIMEKICTLCREDIRDRVLTQEILIYLGLLIKSEPDLFKGLLTLRVGYLILLLTSELAAELGVTQDEAYEQLMHLSPFEIKVRLRQVLAGYEGMNQKLRQQELLHVQQREQEIEWVVELADDQSEAPMTGSWLRKRQLDGALNRVPEGFYPRVWQLLKHCKGLVVGDKLERRNRLDSELLLAEMTSGERNFALQVEHLLNKIDAPEYRQINIETLLELAAIAERNPGLKIEEYIVLDILIGHAVRQAWLENHPDQVDRYDEFKAIAWSSFYQMSPYRVAGYIVKAFRFLTEFGPVSAKTAYTS, encoded by the coding sequence ATGTCAATCAACAACCTCAGCTTTACCAACCGTCTAGAGTTTTACTATCGTGCCATCAAATCGATTATTCTAGAGCGTCAAAACCCCATGACCGGGCTGCTGCCCGCCTCCACTGCCGTCAACGCCCACGGCGACTACACCGACGCCTGGGTGCGAGATAACGTCTACAGCATCCTCGCCGTTTGGGGACTGGCCCTTGCTTATCGCAAAATTGACGAAAACCAAGGACGCAGCTACGAACTCGAACACAGCGTCGTCAAACTGATGCGCGGCCTCTTGTTCGCCATGATGCGCCAGTCGCGCAAAGTCGAACACTTCAAAGAAACCCAATCCCTTCTCGACGCCCTCCACGCCAAATACAATACCCATACCGGCGATGTCGTGGTTGGCGATGACGAGTGGGGACACCTCCAAGTAGACGCCACCTCCCTCTATCTCCTGATGCTGGCCCAAATGACCGCTTCAGGAATGTACATTATCTACACCCTAGACGAAGTTAACTTTATTCAAAATCTGGTCTATTACATTGGTCGTGCCTATCGCACGCCCGACTATGGAATTTGGGAACGCGGGAATAAAATTAATCGAGGCAACCCCGAACTTAACGCCAGTTCTATTGGCATGGCAAAAGCCGCCCTAGAAGCCATGAACGGGTTTAACCTGTTTGGAGTGCGCGGCGGTCAATCTTCGGTTATTCACGTCCTCCCCGATGAAATCGCCCGCGCTCGGATGACTCTAGAATCGTTATTACCCAGAGAATCGCTTTCTAAAGAAACCGACGCCGCCTTACTCAGCGTTATCGGCTTTCCCGCCTTCGCCATCGAAAGCGCCCCCCTCGTCGAACGCACCCGCCAAGATATCATTACCAAACTGGCAGGACGCTATGGCTGCAAGCGATTTTTACGCGACGGCCATCAAACCGTCCTAGAAGATACTAGCCGCCTGCATTACGAACCGTGGGAACTCAAGCAATTTGAACATATCGAATGCGAGTGGCCGCTATTTTTCACCTATCTGGTTCTCGATGGCATTTTCCGCAAAGATAGCGAACAAGCCCGCTATTACCAAACCGCCTTAAAGGATTTATTAGTCGAACGAGACGGCTTTGGTCTATTGCCCGAATTATATTACGTGGCCGCCGAGCAAGTTGAAGCCGAACGCACTAACCCCCGCAGCCAAACCCGCCTCCCGAATGAAAACATCCCCCTCGTTTGGGCGCAAAGCTTATATTTCCTGGGACAACTCCTCAGCGAAGGCTTAATTGATATTGGCGATATTGACCCCCTCGGCCGTCATTTGTGTATCGGTCGCCAGCGCCATCCCGTGGTACAAATTGCCCTATTAGCCGAAGACGAAAACCTGCAAAATCAACTAGCACAACAGGGAATTGAAACCCAAACCCCTACCCAAGTTGAACCGATACAAATTCGTCAAGCCACCGAACTCTCGGCGGTTTATCACCAAATTGGTCGTAATGACAAAATGGGGTTAACGGGGCGTCCCTTGCGCCGCCTGCGGAGTTTAACCACCTCTAGAGTCTTCCAAATATGCGGCGATACGGTGATGTTTTTGCCTGCGTTCTTGGACTTAGAACAGTTTTACCTAACTCTGGATTACCATTTTCTGGTATCGGAGATTAAAAGCGAACTCACCTACATCTATCAACATTGGACGCTATTGGGTCGTCCGATGCTGACGTTGTTAATTACAGAGGGGATGTTAGAGTCAGGTTCAGAAGCTTTACTCGATTTGATGCAGCAGCTTAAACAAGGAAGTTGTAACGGCGTTCCGGTGAAGCTGGGCAAACTCAATCAATTAATCTTAACGGCAGGAACCGAACGGATTGATTTCTTGCATGATTTTGAGTTTACCAATGAAGCGGTGAAGGATGCGGCACCGAGTTGTTATTATTTGGCTTACGACCCCGCGCAGAACTGGCCGTTAAGCCATACTCAGGAGTTTACTCTGGAGTACGAAACCGACCTGAAGCTGTTGTTGACTAGTCTGCGCCAGTCGGAGAACTTGTACGAACAAATTGAACTCCTGCAAACCCTAACGCGGATGAAGGGTCTGGATTTTAATACGGGGTTTGGCGGGCCCGCAGAGGGGGTGACGGTTGAAGATTTGGTGAATGAGGTTTACGAAAAGGCGAGTTTAATTCCGCAAATGGGGGGAAGTCCGCTATGGGCGGTGGTGCGTCATGCTGCCGGGTTGCTGAATAAGATTGATATTGGGTTATCGGATGCGGTGACGGATATTTTGGTTCGCCAAAAGCAGATTTCGGTGGGAAGGGCCTATAGCGAAACGTCGTTGATTTCGCGTCCGCTACCGCGTGCCGATATTATGGAGAAAATTTGCACGCTCTGCCGCGAGGATATCCGCGATCGCGTTTTGACGCAAGAAATTCTGATCTATTTGGGCTTGTTAATTAAGTCGGAACCGGATTTATTTAAGGGGTTGCTGACGTTGCGGGTGGGTTATCTGATTTTGCTGTTAACTAGCGAACTGGCGGCTGAATTGGGCGTTACCCAAGATGAGGCTTACGAACAATTGATGCATTTAAGTCCGTTTGAGATTAAAGTGCGCTTGCGTCAGGTGTTGGCAGGTTATGAGGGGATGAACCAAAAGCTGCGCCAACAGGAGTTATTGCACGTTCAACAACGGGAACAGGAGATTGAATGGGTGGTGGAATTGGCAGATGACCAAAGCGAAGCGCCCATGACGGGAAGTTGGCTGCGAAAGCGTCAGTTAGATGGGGCTTTAAACCGGGTTCCGGAAGGATTCTATCCGAGAGTGTGGCAATTGCTCAAGCACTGCAAGGGGTTAGTGGTGGGCGATAAGCTGGAACGGCGCAACCGCCTAGATAGCGAGTTGTTGCTGGCGGAGATGACTTCGGGGGAACGGAATTTTGCGCTTCAGGTGGAACATTTGTTAAATAAGATAGACGCGCCGGAGTATCGCCAGATTAATATTGAGACGCTTTTGGAGTTGGCGGCGATCGCAGAACGCAACCCCGGTCTTAAGATTGAGGAGTATATCGTTCTCGATATTCTCATCGGTCATGCTGTCCGTCAGGCTTGGCTAGAAAACCATCCCGACCAGGTAGACCGCTATGATGAGTTTAAGGCGATCGCATGGTCGAGTTTTTACCAAATGTCTCCCTATCGGGTGGCGGGTTATATTGTCAAGGCGTTCCGCTTCCTGACGGAGTTTGGCCCGGTTAGCGCGAAAACGGCTTACACTTCTTAA
- a CDS encoding WecB/TagA/CpsF family glycosyltransferase has product MSEMPKPFSVLGLPVHLLEDYSSWLLSCLHQHIGVHVVTLNAEMAIQAEQNPALAEAIYKADLVVPDGSGVVLYLRLRGKVTQRCPGIELVESLLARSVSTSTEGSPHSPWSVFFYGGAPGVAQQAALTWQQRVPGIQFAGTQHGYISPQEEEELLATLKATQPRIICVGLGVPRQELWILQHRHLCPQSVWVGVGGSLDIWAGNKERAPVWLRENHLEWMYRLYQEPHRWRRMLALPQFAWRALWSA; this is encoded by the coding sequence ATGTCTGAGATGCCCAAACCGTTTTCAGTGTTAGGGCTGCCAGTGCATCTTTTAGAAGACTATTCAAGCTGGTTGCTCTCCTGTTTGCATCAACACATTGGCGTTCATGTCGTCACGCTGAATGCGGAAATGGCGATCCAAGCAGAACAAAACCCAGCTTTAGCAGAAGCGATTTACAAAGCAGACTTAGTCGTTCCCGATGGTTCCGGCGTTGTGCTGTACCTGCGCCTGCGAGGAAAAGTCACCCAACGCTGTCCGGGAATTGAACTGGTAGAATCTCTGTTAGCGCGATCGGTTAGCACCTCTACTGAGGGTTCTCCTCACTCCCCGTGGTCTGTATTTTTCTACGGAGGTGCGCCCGGTGTAGCCCAACAAGCTGCTTTAACCTGGCAACAACGAGTTCCGGGAATTCAGTTTGCAGGAACTCAACACGGCTATATCTCCCCTCAAGAAGAAGAAGAACTCCTCGCCACCCTCAAAGCCACCCAACCCCGCATCATTTGCGTAGGCTTAGGCGTTCCCCGTCAAGAATTATGGATTCTCCAACACCGCCACCTTTGTCCCCAGTCCGTGTGGGTTGGCGTTGGAGGGAGTTTAGATATTTGGGCCGGAAACAAAGAACGCGCCCCCGTTTGGCTGCGAGAAAATCATTTGGAATGGATGTATCGCCTCTACCAAGAACCCCATCGCTGGCGGCGCATGTTAGCCCTACCCCAGTTCGCTTGGCGGGCGTTGTGGAGTGCTTAA
- a CDS encoding GGDEF domain-containing response regulator translates to MKKILVIEDEPSVRNNLLRLLNAEGFQTLSAEDGNEGIQLAQSQAPDLILCDIMMPEMTGFDVLQVLRSDAQTNTIPFIFLTAKADRSDLRQGMLLGADDYLTKPFTRLELLAAIATRLSKHDAVTQRYNEALKTATEQLNRLAYYDSVTELPNRLLLRERFQQTLQTFAHTTVTASPTSDSPSIAILSLGLDRFQWIHHNLGFTYSDLLLKRVAERLRDCMGENDTVARLEGTQFAIILTTAAARSEMVKNVQKILNVLLHPFELDNYEVFVTPSIGIAIYGKDGEEIEKLVRNAETARNLVQSQSGLRYQFYQPKSDSAKTDRFANRGSPQTLTLETRLHYALERNEFEIFYQPKVNLKTGKLTGAEALIRWLHPQDGRISPAEFLPLAEKTGFIVEIDQWVLRTVCQQVKTWQTEGFSAVQVAVNLSGRQFNQPGITERIVEILKQTQLESHLLEIELTESTLVKNVTAAIATLNDLKQLGIQVAIDDFGTGYSSLGYLKQFPFTTLKIDRCFVSNVTADSTSSAIAIAIIQMAQSLNLKVVAEGVETEAEKAFLAQNQCDEIQGYLISPPLPPNQFSQYLTKA, encoded by the coding sequence ATGAAGAAAATTTTGGTCATTGAGGATGAACCTTCAGTTCGTAATAATCTGCTTAGGCTTTTAAATGCTGAAGGATTCCAAACCCTCAGCGCTGAAGATGGTAACGAGGGAATTCAACTGGCCCAGTCTCAGGCTCCCGATTTGATTCTGTGCGATATTATGATGCCAGAGATGACGGGTTTTGATGTCTTGCAGGTTTTGCGATCGGATGCACAGACCAATACGATTCCGTTTATCTTTTTAACCGCTAAAGCGGATCGCTCGGATTTACGTCAGGGAATGCTCCTCGGAGCCGATGATTACCTCACAAAGCCCTTTACGCGTCTAGAATTACTAGCGGCGATCGCTACTCGTCTTAGCAAGCATGATGCAGTGACGCAACGCTACAACGAAGCCCTGAAAACTGCAACCGAACAATTGAATCGGCTTGCCTATTACGATAGTGTCACGGAGTTGCCCAATCGCTTGTTACTGCGCGAACGCTTTCAGCAAACCCTCCAAACCTTCGCTCACACAACTGTAACGGCAAGTCCAACCTCAGATTCCCCTTCAATTGCAATTCTCTCTCTGGGTTTAGACCGTTTTCAGTGGATTCATCACAACTTAGGCTTTACCTATAGCGATCTTTTGCTCAAGAGGGTTGCGGAAAGGCTAAGGGACTGCATGGGTGAAAATGATACGGTGGCTCGCCTAGAAGGAACGCAGTTTGCAATCATTCTAACAACGGCTGCTGCTCGTTCCGAGATGGTGAAAAACGTGCAAAAGATTCTGAATGTCTTATTGCACCCCTTTGAGTTGGACAACTATGAAGTCTTTGTGACGCCGAGTATCGGGATTGCGATCTACGGTAAAGATGGCGAAGAAATTGAAAAGCTGGTTAGAAATGCAGAGACAGCTCGAAACCTGGTTCAAAGTCAATCTGGGTTGCGCTACCAATTTTATCAGCCAAAGAGCGATTCGGCTAAGACAGATCGGTTTGCCAATCGCGGTTCGCCGCAAACGCTGACGTTGGAAACTCGCTTGCATTATGCCTTAGAGCGCAATGAGTTTGAGATTTTTTACCAGCCCAAGGTGAATCTGAAAACGGGTAAACTGACGGGGGCGGAAGCCTTAATTCGCTGGTTGCATCCCCAGGATGGGCGGATTTCTCCGGCAGAGTTTTTACCCCTGGCTGAAAAGACGGGGTTTATTGTAGAAATCGATCAATGGGTTTTACGCACCGTCTGTCAGCAGGTTAAAACTTGGCAAACTGAGGGGTTCTCTGCCGTTCAGGTGGCGGTGAACTTATCCGGGCGGCAGTTTAATCAACCCGGTATTACCGAGCGGATTGTGGAAATCTTAAAGCAAACGCAGCTAGAATCCCACCTTCTGGAGATTGAGTTAACGGAAAGTACCTTAGTTAAAAATGTGACAGCGGCGATCGCCACTTTAAACGATCTTAAGCAGTTGGGCATTCAGGTCGCCATTGATGACTTTGGCACGGGGTATTCTTCTTTGGGCTATCTCAAGCAGTTTCCCTTTACAACGCTGAAAATCGATCGCTGCTTTGTTAGTAATGTCACCGCAGATTCTACCAGTTCGGCGATCGCGATCGCGATTATTCAGATGGCACAAAGCTTAAACCTGAAGGTTGTTGCAGAGGGCGTGGAAACTGAAGCCGAAAAAGCCTTTCTCGCTCAAAATCAATGCGATGAAATTCAAGGGTATTTAATTAGTCCTCCCCTACCCCCAAACCAATTCAGTCAATACTTGACAAAAGCCTAA
- the aroA gene encoding 3-phosphoshikimate 1-carboxyvinyltransferase, producing the protein MPASIVTLNITSRSQDLAIARPGTGVSLQGRLQVPGDKSISHRALMLGSLAEGITTIEGLLLGEDPRSTANCFQAMGAKISPLNAEKVEITGIGLGALQEPESVLDAGNSGTTMRLMLGILASHRDRFFTVTGDDSLRSRPMSRVVKPLQQMGAQIWGRQGNSLAPLAIQGTSLQPIHYHSPIASAQVKSCILLAGLMTEGETTVTEPALSRDHSERMLQAFGASLRVDPETCSVTVQGPAQLHGQQVIVPGDISSAAFWLVAAAITPDSELVVENVGVNPTRTGILDALALMGAEISQENQRLVAGEPVADLRIVTSSLRGCEISGDLIPRLIDEIPILAVAATFAQGTTTIKDAAELRVKESDRLAVMASQLNRMGAKITELPDGLEIVGGTSLVGAEVDSYTDHRIAMSLAIAALNAKGTTTIHRAEAAAISYPEFVSTLERLCHSSV; encoded by the coding sequence ATGCCTGCTTCCATCGTAACCTTGAACATTACTTCGCGATCTCAAGATTTGGCGATCGCTCGCCCAGGAACGGGAGTTTCTCTCCAAGGACGCTTGCAAGTTCCGGGAGATAAATCCATTTCCCACCGGGCTTTAATGCTAGGCAGTTTAGCAGAAGGTATCACCACCATCGAAGGATTGTTACTCGGTGAAGATCCTCGCAGCACCGCCAACTGCTTTCAAGCAATGGGAGCAAAAATTAGTCCCCTGAACGCCGAAAAAGTAGAAATTACCGGAATTGGTTTAGGCGCGCTGCAAGAACCCGAAAGCGTTCTGGATGCGGGTAACTCCGGAACCACCATGCGGCTCATGTTAGGTATCCTCGCCTCTCATCGCGATCGCTTTTTTACCGTCACCGGGGATGACTCCTTGCGATCGCGTCCCATGTCTCGCGTCGTCAAACCCCTGCAACAGATGGGGGCGCAAATTTGGGGCCGCCAAGGTAATTCCCTGGCCCCGCTTGCCATTCAAGGCACCTCCCTACAACCCATCCATTACCATTCCCCCATCGCTTCAGCGCAAGTCAAATCCTGCATTCTCCTAGCCGGGTTAATGACAGAAGGCGAAACCACCGTCACAGAACCCGCCCTCTCGCGCGATCATAGCGAACGCATGTTACAAGCCTTTGGCGCATCCCTGCGCGTCGATCCGGAAACCTGTAGCGTCACCGTCCAAGGGCCGGCTCAACTGCACGGTCAACAGGTGATTGTTCCCGGAGACATCAGTTCTGCGGCGTTTTGGCTGGTCGCTGCTGCCATTACCCCCGATAGCGAATTGGTAGTAGAGAATGTGGGCGTTAACCCCACCCGGACGGGCATTTTAGACGCCCTCGCCTTGATGGGAGCCGAAATTTCCCAAGAAAATCAACGCCTGGTTGCGGGCGAACCTGTCGCCGATTTGCGAATTGTCACCAGTTCCCTACGGGGATGCGAAATTAGCGGCGATTTAATTCCCCGCCTAATTGACGAGATTCCAATTCTGGCAGTGGCGGCTACCTTTGCTCAAGGAACAACCACGATCAAAGATGCAGCCGAATTGCGCGTTAAAGAAAGCGATCGCCTCGCCGTCATGGCATCGCAACTCAACCGAATGGGCGCTAAAATTACAGAACTTCCAGATGGCTTAGAGATCGTCGGCGGAACGTCCCTCGTCGGCGCTGAGGTTGATAGCTATACCGATCATCGCATTGCCATGAGTTTAGCGATCGCAGCCCTGAACGCTAAGGGAACAACCACGATTCATCGCGCCGAAGCCGCCGCCATTTCCTATCCTGAGTTTGTCTCTACGCTTGAGCGCCTTTGTCATTCTTCGGTATAA